One region of Ptiloglossa arizonensis isolate GNS036 chromosome 8, iyPtiAriz1_principal, whole genome shotgun sequence genomic DNA includes:
- the LOC143150149 gene encoding uncharacterized protein LOC143150149 → MSGVYRYFAILAVIGFVVLPSGKTLKCYVCNSNKIGSCLEEKALPSDLIKTCKPQSETTTEKPVSPTTQTSTSTTGESTTNSTEASSTNSTEASTTNSTEASTTNSTEASTTNSTEASTTNSTEASSTNSTEASSTNSTQTSTSTTEALPTNSTVASTTNSTEASSTNTTVASTTNSTEASSTNSTEASTTNSTEASTTNSTEASSTNSTEASSTNSTQTSTSTTEALPTNSTVASTTNSTEASSTNTTVASTTNSTEASSTNSTQTSTSTTEASSTNSTQTSTSTTEAPSANSIEASSSNTGKSKFFIAAGEPSMRERRSLIHRLSQMQPFEDTKVFCFTETIKDGDKQETVRDCTYDENHCSGKSNCKLCTTDECNSTTSNIAFTSMIVSLIVALFIAT, encoded by the exons ATGTCGGGAGTGTATAGATATTTCGCCATCTTGGCCGTCATCGGATTCGTCGTTCTTCCATCAG gaAAGACGTTGAAGTGCTACGTTTGCAATAGTAACAAGATCGGCAGTTGCTTAGAGGAGAAGGCATTACCGAGCGATTTGATAAAAACGTGCAAGCCGCAATCCGAAACCACCACAGAGAAGCCAGTGTCTCCTACCACCCAAACGTCAACGTCCACCACCGGAGAGTCAACGACCAACAGCACCGAAGCGTCATCGACCAACAGCACCGAAGCGTCAACGACCAACAGCACCGAAGCGTCAACGACCAACAGCACCGAAGCGTCAACGACCAACAGCACCGAAGCGTCAACGACCAACAGCACCGAAGCGTCATCGACCAACAGCACCGAAGCGTCATCGACCAACAGCACCCAAACGTCAACGTCCACCACCGAAGCGTTACCGACCAACAGCACCGTAGCGTCAACGACCAACAGTACCGAAGCGTCATCGACCAATACCACCGTAGCGTCAACGACCAACAGCACCGAAGCGTCATCGACCAACAGCACCGAAGCGTCAACGACCAACAGCACCGAAGCGTCAACGACCAACAGCACCGAAGCGTCATCGACCAACAGCACCGAAGCGTCATCGACCAACAGCACCCAAACGTCAACGTCCACCACCGAAGCGTTACCGACCAACAGCACCGTAGCGTCAACGACCAACAGTACCGAAGCGTCATCGACCAATACCACCGTAGCGTCAACGACCAACAGCACCGAAGCGTCATCGACCAACAGCACCCAAACGTCAACGTCCACCACCGAAGCGTCATCGACCAACAGCACCCAAACGTCAACGTCCACCACCGAAGCGCCATCGGCCAACAGCATCGAAGCGTCATCGTCCAACACCGGAAAGTCAAAGTTTTTCATCGCAG CCGGGGAACCATCTATGAGAGAACGTAGAAGCCTGATCCACCGTTTATCGCAAATGCAGCCATTCGAGGACACGAAGGTATTTTGCTTCACAGAGACCATCAAAG ACGGGGACAAGCAAGAGACTGTCAGAGATTGCACCTACGACGAGAACCATTGCTCGGGTAAAAGTAATTGTAAATTGTGCACGACGGACGAGTGCAATTCAACGACGTCGAACATTGCGTTTACATCGATGATCGTATCTTTAATAGTAGCTTTATTCATCGCGACTTAA
- the LOC143150712 gene encoding uncharacterized protein LOC143150712 yields the protein MEALRFLLSIAVIVMIGFVSFGSAAPEAAPMASADPDAKRSVLQVLKKIVPSLCTG from the exons ATGGAAGCTCTAAGATTCTTGCTTAGCATCGCCGTCATTGTCATGATTGGCTTCGTATCGTTTGGCAGTGCAGCTCCGGAAGCTGCTCCGATGGCGAGCGCC GATCCTGACGCCAAACGAAGTGTCCTTCAAGTACTGAAAAAAATAGTACCTAGTTTGTGTACCGGATGA